The window ACGTCCAGACCGCCCATGCCACCTCCTCGCTTCCCCACAGGAGTCGGAGGGAAGGGGCGGCTGGTTCCCGCGGATCGCCGGCATCAGGCTGTCCGGGCTCGAGCATCACCTGCCCGCGCGCTGCGCCTGCCTGGGCTCACCGTCCTCGCCTACCGGGGACGTCCCACACGCGGTGGTCGTCCCCGGCCCGGCCGGCTGTCGCGGTCCGAGGATGTGCGGTCCTCCGGGCGCAGCGATCTCATTGGTTGAGAATTCACCTACCCGATGAAAGTTTGGTAAGCCTTACCTCATAGACTGGCACGGCCCTGGCCACCGCGTTCATCCCGCCGGGGCGTGACCACGCCTCCCGCACGACAGGAACCCCATGCGCACCACCTCCCGCGGCCTCTTCGCGGTCCTTGCTCTCACCCCGTTGCTGGCCGGCTGTTTCGCGTCGGGCGAGGGCACCTCGAACGCAGGTGCCGAATCGGGACAGGGCGGGCGCCTGAGGGTCGCCCTCGCGATACCGCCGGCGCAGGCCCTGTCTCCGTACAGCAATGACGCCACCGTGCTGAGCAAGCTCTCCGTGGCCGAGGGCCTCACGGCTCTGAGCGAAGAGGGAACCGCCGCACCCGCACTGGCGAAGTCCTGGACCCAGAAGAACGCCACCACCTGGGTCTTCGAGCTGCGCAGGGCCACGTTCCAGGACGGCGCCGAGGTCGACGCCGAGGCCGTCGTGCGGGCACTGGACAATGCGGGCGACGCGACGACCAAACCCCGCGTCCTCAGCGACGTGACCCTGACCGCCAAGGCCACCGACGCCGACACCGTCACGATCAGCACGAAGACCCCCGACCCGGTGCTCCCGTTGCGGCTCGCCAGTCCCGCGCTGGGCATCCTCTCCAGCAAGGCGTACGCGAAGGAAGGCACCGCCAACCCCGTCGGCACCGGCACCGGCCCCTTCAAGATCACGAAGCTGAACGGGAAGACCAAGGCCACACTCGACCGGTTCGACGGATACTGGGGCGGCAAGGCCAAGGCATCCGGCATCGACGTCACCTGGATCGCCGACGGCACGGCCCGCGCCAACGCCCTGCGCGGCGGCGACGTCGACATCGCCGAGTGGATCCCCACCGCCCAGGCGAAGCTGCTGGACAAGGACACCCGCCACGAAGTGCGCTCCGTGCGGACGGACAGCCTCATCCTCAACACCAAGAGCGGCCTCCTCACCGACGGGGCACTGCGCGCGGCCGCCCGCGCCGCCGTGGACGGCTCCGCCCTCGTCGACTCCGTCTTCGGCGGATACGCCGACCCCGCCCAGGGTCTGTTCGGCCCCGCCGTCTCCTGGGCGGCCGCCAACCGCGTCGAGGTGACCGACCGCGCCAAGGCCGCGAGCCCCGCACAGGTCAAGTCGAAGGCCAAGGGCAAAACGCTGCGCCTCGCCGCCATCACCAACCGCGCTGAACTGCCCGAAGCCGCGAGCGTCCTCCAACAGCAGCTGGAGAAGGCCGGGTTCACCGTGAAGCAGGACGTGCGCGAGTACAGCCAGATGGAAGCCGATCTCCTCGCGGGCAAGTACGACGCACTCGTCTTCTCGCGTGTGACCCTCCTCGACACCGGCGACGCGGTCGCCTACCTCGCCAGCGACTACACCAGCAACGGCGTCTACAACATCGCCGGACTGAAGGACCCCAAGGTCGACCAGGCCGTCAAGTCCGCCGCCGAGGAGGGGGACACCGCCAAGCGCCGGCAGAAGACCATGCGGGCCGAGGCCGAGATCCTGCGCACCGACGCCGTCGTCCCCCTGGTCCACGAGAAGGTCGTTCAGGGCATCAGCACCGATGTGGAGGGTGTGATTCTCGACCCCCGCGAGCGCTCTCTGATCGATGTCGACACACGAGTGAAGTAGCAGCACATGAGCGAAACCGCGGGCGGGGCCGATGTCCGCCCCGTCCAGTGGCGTGCGGGCGCCGGCCGCGTCGTCGCCGCGGCCGCGCTCCTCACGGCCGTCGCCCTGCTGCCCTGGCTGTCGGGGCGCGACCCCGCGCTGACGGTCCTGCGCGCCCGCTCCGCCGACCAGGACCCGACGCCCGCGCAGTTGAACGCGGTACGAGAGCAACTCAACCTGGACGACGGGCCGTTCGCCCACCTCGCACACTGGTTGGGCGGACTGCCGCTCGGCGACGCGGGCACCTCCTGGGTGTCCGGCGAACCCGTTCTGCCCCAGGTGACGGCCGCCCTCGCCGTCTCCCTCACGCTGATGCTCGGCGCACTCGTGGTCACGATCGCGGTGGCCGCGATGGTCTGTGGGCGCACCCTGTATCTCGGATCCCGGCGACGGCTGCACCGGCGGCGGGCAGGCGTCGGGGCCGCAGTCCTCGCCTCACTGCCCAAGTTCACGCTCGCCTCACTGCTCGCCACCGTGTGCGGAGTGTGGCTGGGCTGGTTTCCCTCCCAGGGCTGGGAGGGACCGCGGTCGATGGTGCTGCCCGCGCTCGCCCTCGGCGTACCGTCCGGGGCAATGATCGGCGGGATGCTCGACCAGGCGCTGCCCGCCGCCTTCAACGAACCGTGGGCCCGCACGTGGCGTTCCTTCGGGTTCTCGTCCGCCCGCATCGCCCGTCACGCCCTGCGCCGCGCGCAGTCCGGGGTACTCCCCCAGCTCCTGCCGACCGTCGTGGCCCTGGTCGGCGGCGCGGTCGCCGTGGAGAAGATCTTCAACATCCCGGGACTGGGCCGACTCGCCCTGGACGCCGCCGTGGCCCAGGATCTCCCGCCCCTGCAGACGACGACGCTGGTCCTCGTCCTGCTCGGCGTCGTCGCCGGCCTGCTGATCAAAGCCCTGCGCCGGCTTCTCCTCGGCCCCGCCCTGCGGGACGGCGCCCTGCCCGCCCTGCACCCACCGGCCCTCGCGAGCCGGCGCTCCACCCGCTGGGTCGCCGGGTTCTGTGCCATCGCCCTGCTCGCCGCGGTCACAGCCGGGCTGCTGCGCGATCCCCTGCACGTGGACACGGCCGCCCGGCTCCTGCCTCCCTCCGCCGCTCACCCGCTGGGCACGGACTCCCTCGGCCGTGACCTGCTGGCCCGGCTCGGCCACGGGGCGCTGCTCACGGCCGGCGTGGCCCTCGCCGTCACGGCGATCAGCACCGTCATCGGTCTGCTGATCGGCATGGCGACCCAGGTGGGCGCGGGCCTGACCGAAGTGGTGTCGACGCTGCCGGCCGTCCTCGCCGGACTGCTGACGACCGCGGTGACCGGGCCATCGGTGTGGGGTGCCGCGTGCGCGGTGTGCGTGGTCGGCTGGAGCCCGTACGCCGCCCAGGCCGCGGCGCTGCTCGAACAGGAAAGGGCGAGCGGTCACATGCTCGCGTCGATCTCCTTCGGCGCCGGCCGCAGGTATCTGCTGCGCCACCACCTGCTCCCCGCGGTACTTCCCGCCGTCCTGCGCAACGCCATGCTGCGGCTGCCCACCACGGTCCTTGTCCTGGCCTCCCTCGGCTTCCTCGGTCTGGGCGAGCAGCCACCCACTCCGGAGTGGGGCCGCCTCCTGTCGGAGAACCAGCCGTACGTGGAACTGGCGCCCTGGACCGTGCTGGGTCCGGCCTGTGCTCTCGTCCTGTTGTCCGTCCTCGCCGTATCCGTGTCCGGTACGGCGTCGGAACGCGGCGGCTCCCGGCGCGCCAACGGCAGCCGCCCCGGCAGTGGATGACCGGGCTGGGGTGTGGCCCACCCCTCCCGCCGCGGCCGCGGCGGGAGGGCATCGCCGGGGTCCCGCAGCGGTCCGCCGCACGCCCTGACCGGCGTTGTCCCTGACCCGGGCGGTTCCCGGACGGCCCAGTTGACAGCACCACCCCCGCCCCCGTGGGACGAGCGGGACGGCCTTGCGCCCGTTGCGTCGGCGCCGCTCGGACCGGGGCCGACACCGCGGCTCCTCAGGCGGGGAGCAGCTCCGGGTCGGTGCCGTCGAAGGGCGGATAACTCTCGCCACCGGTTCGCGCGGCCGCCTCGATGTAACCGGCAAGAGCGTCGCGGGACTGGGCGAGAGCGGCCATCTGGTCGTCAAGCCGCTGCAACCGGGACCGCATCGCGGCCAGCAACTCGGGACACCCGAGCAGCTCCGGCGCCTCTCCGAGCGCACAGGGCAGCAGGTACGCGATGTCCTCGGAAGACAGACCGGCGCCGAGCAGGTGCCGGATCTGCTTCACCCGCAGTACCGCGTTCTCGTCGTACTCGCGATATCCGTTGGCGCCGCGGCCCGCCTCCAGCAGCCCCTGAGCCCCGTAGTAGCGCAACTGATGAGTGTGGACTCCCGTCCGACGACTCAGTTCCCCGATCCGCATCGCGACCTCGCTTGACCTTCACACCGGTATCAACGTTGACGATGCTGTCATGGACAACAGCACCGAAACACCCGTGACCGTCATCGGGCTCGGCCTGATGGGGCAGGCACTCGCCGGCGCGTTCCTCAAGGCCGGGCATCCCACCACCGTATGGAATCGCACGTCCTCCAAAGCCGACCAACTGGTCGCCGATGGGGCGCGGTTGGCGCCGACCGTCGGTGACGCGCTCAAGGCGGGTCCGCTGACCGTCGTCTGTGTCACCGACTACCCGGCGCTGTACGAGCTGTTCGGCGCGGACGATGCCGAGTGGGGCGGCACGACGCTGATCAATCTGACCTCGGGAAGCTCGGCCCAGGCCAGGGAAGCTGCCCGATGGGCCGGGCAGCGTGGTGCCCGCTACCTGGACGGCGCCGTCATGGCCGTCCCGCCGGCCATCGGCACCGCCGAGGCGGTGATTCTGCACAGCGGGCCCCAGGCGGACTTCGAGGAGCACGAGCCGGCACTCGCCGCGCTCGGCACCCTCACCTACCTGGGAGCCGATCACGGGCTCGCGTCGCTGTACGACGTGGCCGGCCTGGCCATGATGTGGAGCATCCTCAACGCGTGGCTCCAGGGCACGGCCATGCTCAGGACGGCCGGCGTCGACGCCTCGACGTATGCACCGTTCGCGCGGCAGATGGCCACCGGCGTCGCCGGATGGCTGCCCGGATACGCCGAGCAGATCGACAAGGGGGTCTTCCCGGCCGAGGTGTCCGCTCTGGAGACCGACGCACGGGCGATGGAGCACCTGATCGAGGAGAGCGAGGCAGTGGGAGTGAACACCGAACTGCCGAAGTTGCTCAAGACCATGGCCGACCGGGCGATCGCCGCAGGACACGGCGGAGAGCAGTATCCCGTACTGATCGAGGAGTTCAGCAGGCTCCGCCACCACTGATCGGCTTCGAACGCCAGGATCCAGTGGTCCGGCGGTACTTCGCTGTCGTCGCCGGCCATGGAGCGTTTGCGAGTACAGCACCACCGCGCCGACACCGTGAGGGCGCGAGGCGTGCCGGGACCGGCGGCTGTCTCCAGGACCACTGAGATCCTGGAGACAGCCGCCCCACCCCCGTGGGGACCGGTGAGGTCAGCAGCTCGTGCGGCGCGGATACCACCAGACGCAGTCCATCGTCCCCGGGCCTCAGCCCCGGAGCCGGACGAGGCACTGCGCTTCCTTGCCGGCGGTCACCTGCGAGGAGGGAACCACCAGGTCACCTCTGGATCAGCAGGAGAGCCGACGCAGGTGGGGCCAGGTCTGCGGACCGACCTTCCCGTCCTCGTCCAGGTTGATGTTGCACGCGTCGTTGACGACACCCTGGAACCTCTTCGCCGCTGCCGTGGAGTTGCGGCCGAAGATGCCGTCGATCGTCCCCGGGTTGTAGCCCTGGTACTGCAGGAGGCACTGGGCCTCCTTGCCGGCGGCGGTCACCTGCGAGGTGGAGGGCTGCACGGTGGTGCCGTTGTAGTAGCCGGCGGAGAGCCGGCCGCTGGAGCTCATGGTCACGTCGCACGGGTAGGCGGCGGCCGCGGTGGCGCCCGCCTCGGCGGCGACAGCGACGCCGCCGGTGGCCGTACCGCCCAGCAGGGTGAGGGAGGCGAGCGTGATCGCGGTGCGCCTGCGAGCTGCGGTGAGTGTCATGGAAGACCCCCGGGGTAGATGTGGTCGATCTGAACATCGGTCGTGTGCGGCGGACGACGCCGGCAAGCCGCGCCGTCCGTCCCAACGACAGCCATGGTGGAGGGCCGTGATCGCAACAGGCCACAGGACCAGGGCCGGTTGGGACAACGCGGGATGCCTGTCGCCCTGAGCTGCTGGGACGTCACGTGGGACGAAACGGCGGCGGGATGTGAGGGCGCCGTGAGGGCGAGCGGCACGAGAGATGTGGAACCTGTGCCCGGACGGCCATATCTCCGTACGCTTAGCCACGCTGCGGCGCACACAGAGGTGCGATGCACACACAGGGGTGCGAATAAGGGGTTGGCATGTCGCGTTGGAAGGCGCTGCCCGAGGCGCTGGATCCTCGGGTCCGGCAACTCGTGGTGCAGCTCCGGCAGTTGAAGGACCACAGCGGGCTGAGTCTGGCCGCACTGGCGAGCAGGACCGCCTACAGCAAGTCGTCCTGGGAGCGTTACCTCAACGGCAAGGTCGTGCCGCCCCGGCAGGCCGTCGAGACCATGGCGGACGTGTGCGGCGGTGACCGGATCAACCTGACGGCGCTGTGGGAGGTGGCCAGTTCCGCCGTCGTGCCGGAGCCCGCAGCACCGGGTCCGCAGGAGCATCCGCAGCAACAAACGGAACCGCGGGCGGACGAAGCAGACCCGGCGCACGAGCAGACGCAAGGGCCCGTCCACACTCGAGGCACGGCATCGCCGTCCGAACGGAGGCCCTCCGGGCGGCCCCTCCGCAGGGGCCCGCTGGCCGCCGCGGTGGCCCTCGTGCTGGTGCTCGCTGCGGCGGCCCTGTCGGCCGCACAGCCGTGGGAGGAGCCGTCGGCAGAGCCGCGCAAGGAGGCCAGGAGCACGGCCGTTCCGACTTCCACCTACTCCGCGCGGACGTTCCCCTGTCACTTCACGGTGCGCGACGGCCTCCTGTACGCCGGGCACAGCACGACCGTGACCGACGAGTACGGCGTGGGAACGACCGTCGAGGCGGTCGCGGAGGTGCAGTGCCTGGTCAAGAGGCACGGCTTCGACCCGAAAGGCGTCGACGCGTCGTTCGGGCCCAACACCAGGGCCGCGGTGCAGCGGTTCCAGCGGTCCCGTCACCTCGACGACGACGGCATCGTCGGCCCGAAGACCTGGCTAGCGCTCAGGAAACCGGGTGACTGAGAGCGCCCGGCCACTCCCGAAGGGCACATCGGAGCCGACCGCACCCGAGGTCCGCCACCTCCTGGAACGGCTGCGGGAGGCCAAGGACAGCACCGGTCTGAGCTTCGCAGCGCTGGCAGCCAGGACCGTGTACAGCAAGTCGTCGTGGGAGCGCTATCTCAACGGCAAGACGCTGCCGCCGCGCGACGCGGTGGAGGCGCTCGCGAAGCTCAGCGGGGCGGATCCGGCACGGTTGCTGGCGCTGTGGCGGCTCGCCGACCGGGCCTGGAGCGGAAGGGACGCGCGCGACGCCCCGACCGGTGCGGGGACGGTGCCCGAGACCGCGGTGAACGCCCAGGTGGAGGCCGGCAGCGAGACCAAGGAGGACATCCCGGCGGACGCGCCACCACCGTTCGGGCCGCGGAAACGCATCCCGCACCGCAACGCCACCGCCGTCGCCGCGGCGGGGGCCGTGCTGGCCGCCGCACTCGGCACGGGAACCTGGGCGTGGTCGCGCGGCGGCGGGCAGGAAGAGGCGGCGCCGCGGCTGAGCACGGGGCCGTGCCGGGGGGAGAGCTGCACGGGCCGCAACTCCGAACAGCAGGACACGGACTGCTGGACGGATGCGGGCACACGGGCGCAACGGGAGATCGCCGGGCGAATCGTGGAACTGCGCGTCAGTTCCACGTGCCGGGCGGCGTGGGGCCGGATCGTCGAACCGCGGCCCGGGGACCGGGTGCGGGTCGAGACCGCGGACGAGCGGCAGCAGTCACGGCAGGTCACCGTACCGAACCATGTCCTCTACACCCTGATGATCGGAATCGAGCGGGCGTCCGACGCGCGGGCCTGCTTCGAGTTCGCCGACGGATCGTCGGGGTGTACCTCCTGGGGACGCTGAACACAGGTGGAACCCCGTGGCGTTCGGCCATCGGCAAAAGCAGGTGGCGCGCTCCGATCGGTGCCGCGGGGCTACGGTGTCCTCACTCACGTACTCGCTCGTGCCGACCGCCGGAGCAGGTGGACGGCCGCGGTCGAGACCAGGACGGCCATGCAGGCGATGAACACCAGCCCCGCCTTCTCCAGGCCGATCGGGCCCGTCAGTACGCCCACACCGATCACCGGCACCGAGATGCCCGCGTAGGCCACCACGAACAGTGTCGAGATCACCGACGCGCGATGGTCGGCGGGAGACGCCCCGGCCACGGCGGACAGCGCCCCGCGAAACGCCAGCCCCTGCCCGCATCCGCCGACGATCGCGCTCAGCACCACCAGCGGCAGCAGTTCCCACAGGATCGCGCCCGCCAGCAGCGCCAGTCCCGCGAAGAGCCCGGCGCAGCCCAGCGGCAGCGACCGGTCCACCCCGACCCGGCCGACCGCCAGTTGCCCCGCGGTCGAGGCGAAGAAGGCGAGCGCGACGACGAGCCCGCTCACGGCGTGGTTGTCCACGTCCAGCGACTGCGCGAGGAACGCCGGGCTCACCGACGTGAACACCCCGAACAGCGCGAACCCCACGAACGAGGCCATCGCCGCAGGTCCGAAGACCGCCCGCACCTGAGGGGGCAGCCCCGGCCGCTGCGGCCGTACCGTGCGGAGCGGCCGCCGCTCGCGTACGGTCTCCGGCAGCCACAGCAGAGCGGCCACCGAGCCGGCCACCAGCACGAGGTGAACGGCGAACGGCAGGTACAACGGTGAGACGGCGTACTGCGCGAGAAGTCCGGCGAGCAGCGGACCGCAGCCCAGCCCTCCCATGTTGGCGGCGGTCGCCACGAACGTGGCCCGGGAGACACCCCCGGACGGTGCCAACTCCATCACGTACACCGTGGCGGCACCGGTGAACAGACCGGCGGACAACCCCGACAACAGCCGGCCTCCGTAGAGCCAGCCCAGCCCGGTGGCACACAGGAAGCAGACGGCGCTCGCCGCTGCGAATCCGAGGCCCCACAGCAACACCGGCCGTCTGCCCACCGCGTCCGAGGCGTTGCCGGCCAGCAGCAGCACGCCGATGACCCCGAAGGCGTAGACGGCGTACACGACGGTCACCGTCAGCTCGGAGAACCCGAACTTCTCCTGATAGAGGCCGTACAGGGGGGTCGGCAGTGTGGTGCCGGCCATGCACACCGCGAACACCGCTCCGGCCAGCAGGCACTGGCGCCATCCTCGAGGATCACCGTCCATGCGCCGACGGTATCCCCCGCCGACCGGCCCGGCCGTCCTGGCGAGGCGCGGCTCAGGAAAAGACTATTCGGTGCGAAGGGCAACGACGGTCCGCGACCTGGCGGCCCAGCCGGCGGGCAGGAGTGCGCCCAGGGCGGCGATGAACAGGCCGCCGAGTGCGAGCGGCAGCACTTCGGGCCAGTGGTAGACGGCGATGACGGACTCGGGCAGGCGCAGCCCCACGCTGTCGCCCATGGCAGGAAGGACCCAGCCGTGCAGAGCCACGCCGAGCGGCACGCCCAGCAGGCCCGCGACCAGGCCGGTCACGACGACCGAGGTGAGGACCATCGCGACGGTCTGACCGGGTGTCATGCCGAGTGCCTTGTGAACACCGATCTCCCGGACGCGCTCGCGGGTGTCGAGCAGCACGCCGTTCAGCACGCCGAGCGCGGCGACGGCGACGAGCATCAGCGTGAGGGTCGCGGACAGCGCGTTGAGCGTGGCGACCATGTCGCTGCCTGCGTCGGGCCCGCCGGCCCGAGCGGTGACCCCCAGCGGTGCGAGAACCTCGTTCAACGTGTCGACGTAGGAGGTCACGTCGGTGCCTGAGGTGACTGCGATGTGATGGCTGGTCTCCGTCAGGTCGGAATGTGCGGCCCTGAGGGTCGCGGAGTCGGTGAAGACCTGCATGCCGTCGTTACGGGGGTCGAGGACCTCGCCGACGATCCGGACCGTGACCGGATCGGCCGGCCCGCCGAGGGTGACGGTGTCGCCGAGGCGGGTACCGGTTGCGGCGAGGAAGGGGGACGGGACCACTGCTTCGCCGGGCCTGTCGAGCCAGCGGCCCGAGACCATGGTGTAGCCGCCCCAGGAGGCGTCGCCGTCGAAGGCGATCACGTCCACGGTGTCGGTCGGGCCGGACACGGTCGCCCGTACCCTCGCGGCGCTGTAGTACTTCCTGGTTCCGTCGGCGGCCCTGACGACTGCGGCGACCGCGG of the Streptomyces aurantiacus genome contains:
- a CDS encoding ABC transporter substrate-binding protein, with protein sequence MRTTSRGLFAVLALTPLLAGCFASGEGTSNAGAESGQGGRLRVALAIPPAQALSPYSNDATVLSKLSVAEGLTALSEEGTAAPALAKSWTQKNATTWVFELRRATFQDGAEVDAEAVVRALDNAGDATTKPRVLSDVTLTAKATDADTVTISTKTPDPVLPLRLASPALGILSSKAYAKEGTANPVGTGTGPFKITKLNGKTKATLDRFDGYWGGKAKASGIDVTWIADGTARANALRGGDVDIAEWIPTAQAKLLDKDTRHEVRSVRTDSLILNTKSGLLTDGALRAAARAAVDGSALVDSVFGGYADPAQGLFGPAVSWAAANRVEVTDRAKAASPAQVKSKAKGKTLRLAAITNRAELPEAASVLQQQLEKAGFTVKQDVREYSQMEADLLAGKYDALVFSRVTLLDTGDAVAYLASDYTSNGVYNIAGLKDPKVDQAVKSAAEEGDTAKRRQKTMRAEAEILRTDAVVPLVHEKVVQGISTDVEGVILDPRERSLIDVDTRVK
- a CDS encoding ABC transporter permease subunit, which encodes MSETAGGADVRPVQWRAGAGRVVAAAALLTAVALLPWLSGRDPALTVLRARSADQDPTPAQLNAVREQLNLDDGPFAHLAHWLGGLPLGDAGTSWVSGEPVLPQVTAALAVSLTLMLGALVVTIAVAAMVCGRTLYLGSRRRLHRRRAGVGAAVLASLPKFTLASLLATVCGVWLGWFPSQGWEGPRSMVLPALALGVPSGAMIGGMLDQALPAAFNEPWARTWRSFGFSSARIARHALRRAQSGVLPQLLPTVVALVGGAVAVEKIFNIPGLGRLALDAAVAQDLPPLQTTTLVLVLLGVVAGLLIKALRRLLLGPALRDGALPALHPPALASRRSTRWVAGFCAIALLAAVTAGLLRDPLHVDTAARLLPPSAAHPLGTDSLGRDLLARLGHGALLTAGVALAVTAISTVIGLLIGMATQVGAGLTEVVSTLPAVLAGLLTTAVTGPSVWGAACAVCVVGWSPYAAQAAALLEQERASGHMLASISFGAGRRYLLRHHLLPAVLPAVLRNAMLRLPTTVLVLASLGFLGLGEQPPTPEWGRLLSENQPYVELAPWTVLGPACALVLLSVLAVSVSGTASERGGSRRANGSRPGSG
- a CDS encoding MerR family transcriptional regulator, whose translation is MRIGELSRRTGVHTHQLRYYGAQGLLEAGRGANGYREYDENAVLRVKQIRHLLGAGLSSEDIAYLLPCALGEAPELLGCPELLAAMRSRLQRLDDQMAALAQSRDALAGYIEAAARTGGESYPPFDGTDPELLPA
- a CDS encoding NAD(P)-dependent oxidoreductase, which encodes MDNSTETPVTVIGLGLMGQALAGAFLKAGHPTTVWNRTSSKADQLVADGARLAPTVGDALKAGPLTVVCVTDYPALYELFGADDAEWGGTTLINLTSGSSAQAREAARWAGQRGARYLDGAVMAVPPAIGTAEAVILHSGPQADFEEHEPALAALGTLTYLGADHGLASLYDVAGLAMMWSILNAWLQGTAMLRTAGVDASTYAPFARQMATGVAGWLPGYAEQIDKGVFPAEVSALETDARAMEHLIEESEAVGVNTELPKLLKTMADRAIAAGHGGEQYPVLIEEFSRLRHH
- a CDS encoding peptidoglycan-binding domain-containing protein, which translates into the protein MTLTAARRRTAITLASLTLLGGTATGGVAVAAEAGATAAAAYPCDVTMSSSGRLSAGYYNGTTVQPSTSQVTAAGKEAQCLLQYQGYNPGTIDGIFGRNSTAAAKRFQGVVNDACNINLDEDGKVGPQTWPHLRRLSC
- a CDS encoding helix-turn-helix domain-containing protein; the encoded protein is MSRWKALPEALDPRVRQLVVQLRQLKDHSGLSLAALASRTAYSKSSWERYLNGKVVPPRQAVETMADVCGGDRINLTALWEVASSAVVPEPAAPGPQEHPQQQTEPRADEADPAHEQTQGPVHTRGTASPSERRPSGRPLRRGPLAAAVALVLVLAAAALSAAQPWEEPSAEPRKEARSTAVPTSTYSARTFPCHFTVRDGLLYAGHSTTVTDEYGVGTTVEAVAEVQCLVKRHGFDPKGVDASFGPNTRAAVQRFQRSRHLDDDGIVGPKTWLALRKPGD
- a CDS encoding helix-turn-helix domain-containing protein gives rise to the protein MTESARPLPKGTSEPTAPEVRHLLERLREAKDSTGLSFAALAARTVYSKSSWERYLNGKTLPPRDAVEALAKLSGADPARLLALWRLADRAWSGRDARDAPTGAGTVPETAVNAQVEAGSETKEDIPADAPPPFGPRKRIPHRNATAVAAAGAVLAAALGTGTWAWSRGGGQEEAAPRLSTGPCRGESCTGRNSEQQDTDCWTDAGTRAQREIAGRIVELRVSSTCRAAWGRIVEPRPGDRVRVETADERQQSRQVTVPNHVLYTLMIGIERASDARACFEFADGSSGCTSWGR
- a CDS encoding MFS transporter, coding for MDGDPRGWRQCLLAGAVFAVCMAGTTLPTPLYGLYQEKFGFSELTVTVVYAVYAFGVIGVLLLAGNASDAVGRRPVLLWGLGFAAASAVCFLCATGLGWLYGGRLLSGLSAGLFTGAATVYVMELAPSGGVSRATFVATAANMGGLGCGPLLAGLLAQYAVSPLYLPFAVHLVLVAGSVAALLWLPETVRERRPLRTVRPQRPGLPPQVRAVFGPAAMASFVGFALFGVFTSVSPAFLAQSLDVDNHAVSGLVVALAFFASTAGQLAVGRVGVDRSLPLGCAGLFAGLALLAGAILWELLPLVVLSAIVGGCGQGLAFRGALSAVAGASPADHRASVISTLFVVAYAGISVPVIGVGVLTGPIGLEKAGLVFIACMAVLVSTAAVHLLRRSARAST